A section of the Thermodesulfobacteriota bacterium genome encodes:
- a CDS encoding FAD-dependent oxidoreductase, with translation MKEILFSSWGNEVVDHRDTTTHAGEPIKQVELPEYFKQDTRIKALIGWYGIVLRSADVDILDLCRAYMADVHRYSCGKCIPCRTGTGIMADRLKKLCQGRGEPEDIDILMSLAEMVSSTAKCSIGQTGPIPILHALKHFASEFELAAQGKRADGSGTYYSKLTAPCMDACPIHLDIPKYVECIKEGKFGESLDVIRERLPLPGIVGRVCVRPCEAHCRRANVDEPISIKYLKRFVADCELSRYQQPDYPITPSAKTGKIAIVGAGPAGITCAYHLAGKGHEVTIYEQLDEPGGMSAVGIPDYRLPRGILRGEVERVQNMGVTIQYHTSVGRDITLKQLENDNDAVFIGIGAQNSSSMRVEGEEAGYKGFVPGVKYLLDINEGRDPYPEGKQVVVIGGGNVAIDCVRCSCRIGKEVNLIYRRTRHEMPADDVEIHDAEEEKVPFHFLTTPTKILQKNGKVTGLECIRMELGEPDESGRRRPVPIEGSEYVFDCDTVVPAIGQRIDLSLLKGLEDIKTTPWSTIVVDEVTKQSSRPKIFSAGDCETGPGTLISACAGGRQAARSIDRLINGLPLEYDDNDYFNMLFKKVKTYDPDEKVGIVSGRKRKHLDMLPADTRKFTFDEVEEGFPTAEAIAEADRCLRCYRVAMIAV, from the coding sequence ATGAAAGAAATACTTTTCAGTTCCTGGGGGAATGAGGTTGTGGACCACCGAGATACAACTACCCATGCCGGTGAACCGATAAAACAGGTTGAATTGCCGGAATATTTTAAGCAAGACACCAGGATCAAAGCGTTGATTGGATGGTATGGAATTGTTTTGCGCTCCGCGGATGTTGATATTCTTGATCTGTGCCGGGCATATATGGCTGATGTCCACAGGTACTCTTGTGGCAAGTGTATTCCCTGCCGTACCGGTACCGGTATCATGGCTGACCGATTAAAAAAACTGTGCCAGGGCCGGGGGGAGCCGGAAGACATCGACATACTAATGAGCCTGGCTGAAATGGTCAGCAGTACGGCGAAATGCAGCATCGGCCAAACTGGACCGATTCCTATCCTGCACGCCTTAAAGCATTTCGCAAGTGAATTCGAACTTGCGGCTCAGGGAAAAAGAGCCGATGGGTCCGGCACCTACTATTCCAAACTCACCGCACCCTGCATGGATGCCTGCCCGATTCATCTTGATATTCCCAAATATGTGGAATGTATCAAAGAAGGCAAATTTGGAGAATCCCTTGATGTAATTCGTGAACGCCTTCCCCTGCCGGGCATTGTGGGGCGCGTCTGTGTACGTCCCTGTGAAGCGCATTGCCGTCGTGCCAATGTGGATGAACCCATATCCATAAAATACCTGAAACGATTTGTGGCGGATTGTGAATTGTCACGTTACCAACAGCCCGATTATCCAATTACCCCTTCAGCAAAAACAGGGAAAATAGCCATTGTTGGAGCCGGTCCCGCCGGTATCACCTGTGCCTACCATCTGGCCGGCAAAGGTCATGAGGTGACCATTTACGAGCAGCTGGATGAGCCCGGCGGGATGTCCGCCGTTGGCATCCCCGACTATCGGCTGCCTCGCGGTATTCTGCGCGGCGAGGTGGAACGGGTTCAAAACATGGGCGTCACCATTCAATACCATACTTCCGTGGGCAGGGATATCACCTTAAAACAGCTTGAAAATGACAATGATGCTGTTTTTATTGGTATTGGGGCCCAAAACAGTTCATCCATGCGCGTTGAAGGAGAAGAAGCGGGCTATAAAGGATTTGTTCCCGGGGTGAAGTATTTGCTGGATATTAACGAAGGCCGGGATCCTTATCCTGAGGGCAAACAGGTGGTCGTCATTGGCGGCGGAAATGTGGCCATCGACTGCGTGCGATGCTCTTGCCGTATCGGTAAAGAGGTCAATTTGATCTATCGCCGTACCAGACATGAAATGCCGGCCGATGACGTTGAGATCCACGATGCCGAAGAAGAAAAAGTCCCCTTTCACTTTCTTACCACTCCTACGAAAATACTGCAAAAAAATGGAAAGGTGACCGGACTTGAGTGCATCCGTATGGAACTCGGTGAACCGGATGAAAGCGGCAGACGACGGCCCGTGCCCATCGAAGGCTCGGAATATGTTTTTGACTGTGACACGGTTGTTCCGGCCATCGGCCAACGCATCGATCTGTCATTACTTAAAGGCTTGGAAGATATCAAAACCACCCCATGGAGTACCATTGTGGTAGATGAAGTAACCAAGCAAAGCAGTCGTCCCAAAATATTTTCAGCCGGAGACTGCGAGACCGGACCGGGAACGTTGATCAGCGCCTGTGCCGGGGGCCGCCAGGCGGCCCGCAGCATTGACCGCCTGATCAATGGGTTGCCCCTTGAATATGATGACAATGATTATTTTAATATGCTCTTTAAAAAAGTAAAGACGTATGACCCCGATGAAAAAGTCGGCATTGTAAGCGGCAGAAAACGCAAACACCTGGACATGCTGCCGGCAGATACAAGAAAATTCACCTTTGATGAGGTTGAAGAGGGCTTCCCCACCGCTGAAGCCATTGCCGAAGCGGATCGCTGTTTGCGATGCTACCGCGTGGCCATGATTGCAGTATAA
- a CDS encoding DUF3800 domain-containing protein: MFFHIDESGNTGNNLFDPNQPQLSYGVLSSTANVDVLGKPFHKKMLQELSVDSLHANILGVDKLTRISRLLYDLQKRIRFDFDYYFIHKPTFALTMFFDAVFDAGLNEAVKWDLYWSPLRYPIIHRLATLFDEDLLKESWDLCKHKKINTQEQRVVSLLRKILSRTQSSSFDIRSKELIIDALKYGITHPLTLDFGASDQNFISPNAICFQFVITAMAMRLRKKKRKNARAITVDRQSQFNQAQIDTHFFSLKISEGLKKAEDKQRRLYLTNPMYHGLDTDNVLYKGIPQKNIKILSSENSIGLQIVDIYLWIVNRFLSGTGLSNELKAVANCFFHRSMVDGISMEGMKHRWEKLESELPAIEDLTEEQMEYNRQMVENHRAKVAALGI; this comes from the coding sequence ATGTTTTTTCATATTGATGAGTCTGGAAATACCGGGAACAATCTTTTTGACCCAAACCAGCCACAACTAAGCTACGGTGTGCTTTCAAGTACGGCTAATGTCGATGTGTTAGGTAAGCCTTTTCACAAAAAAATGCTTCAGGAATTAAGCGTTGATTCCCTCCACGCAAATATCCTAGGAGTCGATAAGCTTACTCGTATCTCTCGATTGTTATATGACCTCCAAAAAAGGATACGTTTTGATTTTGACTACTATTTTATTCATAAACCAACCTTTGCTTTAACAATGTTTTTTGATGCTGTCTTTGATGCGGGCCTTAACGAGGCTGTGAAGTGGGACCTATATTGGTCCCCTCTCAGGTATCCGATTATTCATCGGCTTGCAACATTGTTTGATGAAGACCTCCTTAAAGAATCTTGGGATTTATGCAAACACAAGAAAATTAACACACAGGAACAGAGGGTGGTATCGCTACTTAGGAAGATATTATCTCGTACTCAGAGTTCCTCTTTTGATATTAGATCAAAAGAGCTGATCATTGACGCATTAAAGTATGGGATTACGCACCCTTTGACTCTGGATTTCGGTGCGAGTGACCAGAATTTTATCTCCCCCAATGCGATCTGTTTTCAGTTTGTTATAACCGCAATGGCCATGAGGCTTAGGAAAAAAAAGAGAAAAAATGCCAGGGCGATAACGGTTGATAGGCAAAGCCAGTTCAATCAGGCGCAGATTGACACACATTTTTTTTCGCTAAAAATTTCTGAAGGTTTAAAGAAAGCTGAGGATAAACAACGCAGGCTCTATCTGACTAATCCAATGTATCACGGTTTGGACACGGATAATGTTCTGTATAAAGGAATTCCGCAGAAAAATATCAAGATTTTAAGCAGTGAGAATAGCATTGGCCTCCAAATAGTTGACATCTATTTGTGGATCGTAAACCGCTTTTTGTCAGGTACGGGACTTTCAAACGAGCTAAAAGCAGTTGCCAATTGCTTTTTTCATCGTAGTATGGTCGATGGGATATCAATGGAAGGCATGAAACATCGTTGGGAAAAACTTGAATCTGAATTGCCTGCAATAGAAGACCTTACTGAAGAGCAAATGGAATATAATCGTCAGATGGTTGAAAATCATCGTGCGAAGGTTGCCGCGCTGGGTATCTAA
- a CDS encoding NYN domain-containing protein: protein MNEKVMIFVDGSNLLRGVGQEIGKKIDSVKPNDDELHLSAMIVNTLWSRLSNDAFVGSVDGRVVRRYWFGSFVGGDQQEQRIKKCLRKSNFEPVLFKKLKAKGKEKRVDIAIARELLINASNRNMDIAILVAGDEDYVDLVQDIKRYGVRITGSFFERGTSPLLRLAVDYFHQLNIWGDGHKELVKKIKS from the coding sequence ATGAATGAAAAAGTAATGATATTCGTTGATGGATCAAATCTTCTCCGCGGTGTAGGCCAAGAAATAGGAAAGAAAATAGACTCCGTCAAGCCAAACGACGACGAGTTGCATCTATCGGCTATGATCGTCAACACACTTTGGTCTCGATTATCGAATGATGCTTTTGTTGGCTCAGTTGACGGTCGAGTTGTAAGACGCTATTGGTTCGGATCATTCGTAGGCGGAGACCAACAGGAACAACGTATTAAAAAATGCTTGAGAAAGAGCAATTTTGAACCGGTCCTATTCAAAAAACTAAAGGCCAAAGGAAAAGAGAAGCGTGTAGACATAGCTATTGCAAGGGAATTGCTTATCAATGCATCTAATCGAAACATGGATATAGCCATACTTGTGGCTGGTGATGAAGATTATGTAGACTTGGTTCAAGATATAAAAAGATATGGGGTCAGGATTACAGGCTCCTTTTTTGAACGTGGAACCTCTCCATTGCTTCGTCTCGCTGTTGATTATTTTCATCAGTTAAACATCTGGGGAGACGGTCACAAAGAACTTGTAAAAAAAATCAAGAGCTAA